The following coding sequences lie in one Apium graveolens cultivar Ventura chromosome 3, ASM990537v1, whole genome shotgun sequence genomic window:
- the LOC141715140 gene encoding uncharacterized protein LOC141715140 has product MNALARNCQGLGSPGKIRFLKEVTRSEKPVFVFLSETISNYSKMEKLSNVLGFKGFIAVEPQGRSGGIALFWKNADAGKLLSLSRSHIDVTINKFNGCDWRLTGIYGEPARTQRHKTWDMLRNLSRDANLPWCLVGDFNNVTSQADKQGGPPYPQNLIEGFNVCLNETDLHDLNIVGHQFTWENDRNTDHWTEIRLDRVLANTQWMNLFTRAKVYNLEGSPSDHSPLLLCPELQTRGRRRYQFLLENAWLTEPACFQIIKDCWEADGSSSLTQKISRCS; this is encoded by the coding sequence ATGAATGCTTTAGCGCGGAACTGCCAGGGCTTGGGTTCACCTGGAAAAATTCGGTTCCTTAAAGAAGTAACCCGTAGTGAGAAACCAGTGTTTGTTTTTCTTAGTGAAACAATAAGTAATTATTCAAAGATGGAAAAGCTGAGTAATGTTCTGGGATTTAAAGGTTTTATAGCAGTTGAGCCACAAGGGAGAAGTGGAGGTATAGCCTTATTTTGGAAAAATGCAGATGCAGGCAAGTTACTAAGTTTATCAAGGTCTCATATTGACGTTACAATTAATAAGTTTAATGGCTGCGATTGGCGTCTGACAGGTATTTATGGGGAGCCTGCGCGCACTCAGAGACATAAAACATGGGATATGTTAAGAAATTTATCACGTGATGCAAACCTCCCGTGGTGCTTAGTGGGGGATTTCAATAATGTTACATCCCAAGCAGATAAACAAGGAGGACCTCCCTATCCTCAAAACCTAATTGAGGGTTTTAATGTCTGCTTAAATGAGACTGATCTTCATGACCTTAATATTGTTGGTCACCAGTTTACGTGGGAAAATGATCGAAACACGGATCATTGGACCGAAATAAGATTGGATAGAGTCTTAGCAAATACGCAGTGGATGAATTTATTTACTAGGGCTAAGGTCTATAATTTAGAGGGTTCCCCCTCTGACCACAGTCCATTGTTGTTGTGCCCGGAGCTGCAAACCAGGGGTAGAAGAAGATATCAATTTCTGCTCGAAAACGCATGGCTTACAGAGCCAGCGTGTTTCCAAATTATCAAAGACTGCTGGGAAGCTGATGGGAGCAGTTCTTTAACTCAGAAAATAAGCCGATGCTCATAA
- the LOC141715141 gene encoding uncharacterized protein LOC141715141: MTSTNSLEYTMNNISLEDEEEGGLSIEPETLVEDHHIDNGFNAKLCVVARFLSEGRIDFSAMQQTMAALWKPGRGIYMKELEMNLYLFQFYHEVDVKRVMEGCPWSFNRRALIMRRLKEGENPRSVDLNNMKLWVQVYDLKAGFMTEKIITEVRNSIRKFIASCPSNFKGVWRDYLQVRVEIDVNKPLKRRMEIKKSSRGLVLDFIQIRKHSDVLFYLRNIGSF; the protein is encoded by the coding sequence ATGACGTCAACGAATAGTCTGGAGTACACAATGAACAACATTTCTCTTGAAGACGAGGAAGAAGGAGGATTATCGATAGAACCAGAAACTCTGGTGGAGGACCATCACATAGATAATGGATTCAACGCTAAATTATGCGTGGTGGCCCGATTTCTGTCAGAAGGGAGGATAGATTTTTCTGCAATGCAACAAACAATGGCTGCCCTATGGAAACCTGGGAGAGGAATTTACATGAAGGAATTGGAAATGAATCTGTATCTGTTCCAATTTTATCATGAGGTGGATGTTAAAAGAGTTATGGAGGGATGCCCCTGGTCTTTTAATAGAAGAGCTCTAATTATGCGTCGTTTAAAAGAAGGAGAAAATCCTCGAAGTGTTGACTTAAACAATATGAAATTATGGGTTCAAGTTTACGATCTCAAAGCTGGATTCATGACTGAGAAAATCATAACTGAGGTGAGAAATAGCATTAGAAAATTCATAGCATCATGTCCCAGTAATTTCAAAGGAGTGTGGAGGGATTATCTTCAAGTGCGAGTGGAAATAGATGTTAACAAACCTCTCAAGAGAAGAATGGAGATAAAAAAAAGCAGCAGAGGATTGGTTCTGGATTTCATTCAAATACGAAAACATTCCGACGTTTTGTTTTATTTGCGGAACATTGGGTCATTCTGA
- the LOC141715139 gene encoding uncharacterized protein LOC141715139: MRIVAKTWEYLSQWTIAQERYYMVPLQPPVLGDGAVTWARPQYNEVKIKVDAAIFEEKGSIGIGILARNHEGQFMSAKTKAFSEVMLSTLVEALAVKEALHLIKDWNDRTVIIESDCLVVIQLIRSSTPMRSRLGEVIEKCRGLIREHNNVKLYFIKRSANMSAHELAHVSHMYPDRIFDCRSVPIKIKNSMWNDLVE, from the coding sequence ATGAGAATTGTTGCTAAAACTTGGGAGTACCTCTCACAATGGACTATAGCTCAGGAAAGGTATTACATGGTACCCCTTCAACCTCCTGTACTAGGCGATGGGGCAGTAACCTGGGCAAGGCCACAATATAATGAAGTGAAGATCAAAGTGGACGCGGCAATCTTTGAGGAGAAAGGAAGTATAGGCATAGGAATCCTAGCACGTAATCATGAGGGTCAGTTCATGTCAGCAAAAACCAAAGCTTTCAGTGAGGTGATGCTTTCGACTTTAGTTGAAGCTTTGGCTGTCAAAGAAGCATTGCACTTGATAAAAGACTGGAATGATAGGACAGTGATCATCGAGTCAGATTGCTTAGTAGTGATTCAGCTTATAAGAAGTTCAACTCCGATGCGATCTAGACTTGGGGAAGTGATTGAGAAATGCAGAGGATTAATTCGTGAGCATAACAACGTTAAGTTGTATTTTATTAAACGGTCTGCGAATATGTCGGCTCATGAACTAGCTCATGTGTCTCATATGTATCCTGATCGTATTTTTGATTGTAGGTCTGTTCCAATCAAGATTAAAAATTCTATGTGGAACGATTTAGTTGAGTAA
- the LOC141711116 gene encoding putative protease Do-like 14 isoform X2, with the protein MDSANTSYSPTSPSYIPASPSYLPSSPVYSPTAYSYSPTTPDYSSSTPRYSPTIHYSSYYHTSPSYSPPRELCPRFPEERETRSLDARFDQSPDLKKILDYYVDSKPSLDIVQQMSTRDTKHVDTSVNNKELWGVYSQITPSVVSVSSFLGVERRIDCSGLIIDWNSSDNEATILTSAKILWKEKDSTLEFSIIVRMTDGTLLLAKEDYVDYYHNVLTLKVKSTIESKVFDLRSSQAEIVEGMNVIALGRNFDTCALVDNNGDLNLEYPNFGCGELLKSTCATAAGCEGGPLVTGTGHVVGIIMDCSHYLPTAIILAFLETWKSYRTVIWPWFGISVVDLNQLSYQVWEKLNMSPAGSYVVVKEVSKGSLADENDVHPGDLVATCNGIPIRSSKQYYQILSDTSQAMSCGNWGGQSFTVVITPYDRRTDSISIEADKVSVDDKRFNECWPKVIADDQINIKGKLKNSGHRSQYRSTYQPTSPGYSPC; encoded by the exons ATGGACTCGGCTAATACCTCCTACTCTCCCACCAGCCCCAGCTACATCCCCGCCAGCCCCTCCTACTTGCCCTCTAGCCCCGTCTACTCCCCCACAGCTTACTCCTACTCGCCCACTACCCCAGACTACTCCTCCTCTACCCCCCGGTACTCCCCCACTATCCACTACTCATCCTACTACCACACCTCCCCCTCGTACTCACCTCCTCGTGAACTGTGTCCTAGGTTTCCTGAAGAAAGGGAGACCAGATCATTAGATGCTAGATTCGATCAATCTCCTGACTTGAAAA AAATTTTGGATTACTATGTTGATTCTAAACCTTCTCTAGATATTGTCCAGCAAATGTCTACTCGAG ATACCAAGCATGTCGATACTAGTGTCAACAACAAAGAATTGTGGGGGGTCTATTCCCAGATCACACCTTCAGTTGTATCCGTTTCTTCTTTTCTTG GTGTGGAAAGGAGAATTGATTGTTCGGGTCTTATAATAGATTGGAATTCAAGTGACAATGAGGCAACCATTTTGACTTCTGCAAAAATCCTTTGGAAAGAAAAGGATTCCACTTTGGAATTTTCC ATTATTGTAAGGATGACAGATGGAACATTGCTTCTAGCTAAAGAAGACTATGTGGACTATTATCACAATGTTCTTACTCTGAAAGTTAAGTCCACAATAGAATCGAAAGTATTTGATTTGAGATCTAGTCAAGCAGAAATTGTTGAAGGAATGAATGTCATTGCTTTGGGTCGTAACTTTGATACCTGCGCATTGGTTGATAATAATGGAGATTTAAATCTGGAATACCCAAATTTTGGTTGTGGTGAGCTTTTGAAGTCTACTTGTGCCACTGCTGCG GGTTGCGAAGGTGGACCACTTGTCACAGGTACCGGACATGTAGTTGGTATTATCATGGATTGTAGTCATTATCTTCCTACTGCAATTATTCTAGCGTTCTTGGAGACATGGAAGTCGTATAG GACCGTCATATGGCCTTGGTTTGGAATTAGCGTGGTTGATTTGAATCAGTTATCTTATCAAGTATGGGAAAAGTTAAATATGTCCCCTGCAGGTTCATATGTTGTTGTCAAAGAG GTATCCAAAGGATCACTTGCTGATGAAAATGATGTACATCCTGGCGACTTAGTGGCTACTTGTAATGGAATTCCAATACGGTCTTCCAAGCAG TATTACCAAATACTGTCTGACACATCGCAAGCAATGTCTTGTGGTAATTGGGGTGGGCAGAGTTTCACT GTTGTCATAACACCATATGATCGTCGTACTGATAGTATTAGCATTGAAGCTGACAAAGTTTCGGTCGACGACAAGAGGTTTAATGAATG TTGGCCTAAAGTTATAGCTGATGACCAGATCAACATAAAAGGAAAGCTAAAAAATTCTGGGCACCGGAGCCAATACCGCAGTACATATCAACCGACGTCGCCAGGCTATTCCCCGTGCTAG
- the LOC141711116 gene encoding putative protease Do-like 14 isoform X1 — protein MDSANTSYSPTSPSYIPASPSYLPSSPVYSPTAYSYSPTTPDYSSSTPRYSPTIHYSSYYHTSPSYSPPRELCPRFPEERETRSLDARFDQSPDLKKILDYYVDSKPSLDIVQQMSTRVTDTKHVDTSVNNKELWGVYSQITPSVVSVSSFLGVERRIDCSGLIIDWNSSDNEATILTSAKILWKEKDSTLEFSIIVRMTDGTLLLAKEDYVDYYHNVLTLKVKSTIESKVFDLRSSQAEIVEGMNVIALGRNFDTCALVDNNGDLNLEYPNFGCGELLKSTCATAAGCEGGPLVTGTGHVVGIIMDCSHYLPTAIILAFLETWKSYRTVIWPWFGISVVDLNQLSYQVWEKLNMSPAGSYVVVKEVSKGSLADENDVHPGDLVATCNGIPIRSSKQYYQILSDTSQAMSCGNWGGQSFTVVITPYDRRTDSISIEADKVSVDDKRFNECWPKVIADDQINIKGKLKNSGHRSQYRSTYQPTSPGYSPC, from the exons ATGGACTCGGCTAATACCTCCTACTCTCCCACCAGCCCCAGCTACATCCCCGCCAGCCCCTCCTACTTGCCCTCTAGCCCCGTCTACTCCCCCACAGCTTACTCCTACTCGCCCACTACCCCAGACTACTCCTCCTCTACCCCCCGGTACTCCCCCACTATCCACTACTCATCCTACTACCACACCTCCCCCTCGTACTCACCTCCTCGTGAACTGTGTCCTAGGTTTCCTGAAGAAAGGGAGACCAGATCATTAGATGCTAGATTCGATCAATCTCCTGACTTGAAAA AAATTTTGGATTACTATGTTGATTCTAAACCTTCTCTAGATATTGTCCAGCAAATGTCTACTCGAG TCACAGATACCAAGCATGTCGATACTAGTGTCAACAACAAAGAATTGTGGGGGGTCTATTCCCAGATCACACCTTCAGTTGTATCCGTTTCTTCTTTTCTTG GTGTGGAAAGGAGAATTGATTGTTCGGGTCTTATAATAGATTGGAATTCAAGTGACAATGAGGCAACCATTTTGACTTCTGCAAAAATCCTTTGGAAAGAAAAGGATTCCACTTTGGAATTTTCC ATTATTGTAAGGATGACAGATGGAACATTGCTTCTAGCTAAAGAAGACTATGTGGACTATTATCACAATGTTCTTACTCTGAAAGTTAAGTCCACAATAGAATCGAAAGTATTTGATTTGAGATCTAGTCAAGCAGAAATTGTTGAAGGAATGAATGTCATTGCTTTGGGTCGTAACTTTGATACCTGCGCATTGGTTGATAATAATGGAGATTTAAATCTGGAATACCCAAATTTTGGTTGTGGTGAGCTTTTGAAGTCTACTTGTGCCACTGCTGCG GGTTGCGAAGGTGGACCACTTGTCACAGGTACCGGACATGTAGTTGGTATTATCATGGATTGTAGTCATTATCTTCCTACTGCAATTATTCTAGCGTTCTTGGAGACATGGAAGTCGTATAG GACCGTCATATGGCCTTGGTTTGGAATTAGCGTGGTTGATTTGAATCAGTTATCTTATCAAGTATGGGAAAAGTTAAATATGTCCCCTGCAGGTTCATATGTTGTTGTCAAAGAG GTATCCAAAGGATCACTTGCTGATGAAAATGATGTACATCCTGGCGACTTAGTGGCTACTTGTAATGGAATTCCAATACGGTCTTCCAAGCAG TATTACCAAATACTGTCTGACACATCGCAAGCAATGTCTTGTGGTAATTGGGGTGGGCAGAGTTTCACT GTTGTCATAACACCATATGATCGTCGTACTGATAGTATTAGCATTGAAGCTGACAAAGTTTCGGTCGACGACAAGAGGTTTAATGAATG TTGGCCTAAAGTTATAGCTGATGACCAGATCAACATAAAAGGAAAGCTAAAAAATTCTGGGCACCGGAGCCAATACCGCAGTACATATCAACCGACGTCGCCAGGCTATTCCCCGTGCTAG